One genomic window of Tribolium castaneum strain GA2 chromosome 10, icTriCast1.1, whole genome shotgun sequence includes the following:
- the Serpin5 gene encoding serpin peptidase inhibitor 5 precursor translates to MGFAKNHLTVELLLIFLAGLESTLSASPNLQPANPERDAVIRRFNYFDLELLKEFSESPGNVFISPASIKTTLALILEGAKGQSAREIGNALRIDDIEQKEIREILSRLLFDLKDSTGNTVLESASSIFVSNKYNVVPEFEKKVITYYNGLIKHLDFSNPNLAAKIINSWVSNATHGLIDQIVGNQHLSPDTALLLTNALYFKGKWKTEFNPNGTKEKCFFSPTRNCVSTPLMQVTSTFNYNFNIDLNAHAIELPYQDDKYAMLILFPTNGNNVRTLARDMQHAQLHMVIDALKPTDLILEIPKFEIDYETDLVSFLRPLKIQEIFQANANLTGMVAQEKVKISNIVHKTKVQVNEQGTRAAAVTTAVVIPLMGSTAQRIVVDQPFIFFIYHRESRNIIFEGLFVEPGAPKTAPNTNRYYSQVPQRSGVNYQRRDFNYQRSNNRYQ, encoded by the exons ATGGGCTTCGCTAAGAACCACCTCACGGTTGAGCTTTTACTCATATTTCTCGCAG GTCTTGAATCCACTTTGTCTGCTAGTCCAAATTTGCAGCCCGCAAACCCAGAACGGGACGCTGTAATTAGGAGGTTTAATTATTTCGACTTagaattattaaaa GAATTTAGTGAATCGCCTGGAAACGTATTCATATCACCTGCCAGTATCAAAACAACATTGGCTCTAATTTTAGAAGGCGCCAAAGGACAGAGCGCTCGAGAAATCGGAAATGCGTTGAGAATTGACGACATTGAGCAAAAGGAAATTCGAGAGATTTTAAGCAGACTGCTGTTTGATTTGAAA GATAGCACCGGTAATACTGTTTTGGAGTCGGCCAGTTCCAtcttcgtttcaaacaaaTATAATGTGGTTCCTGAGTTTGAGAAAAAAGTGATTACGTATTACAACGGTTTGATTAAACACCTCGACTTTTCAAATCCGAATCTAGCggcaaaaataatcaattcGTGGGTCTCTAACGCCACTCATGGTTTGATCGACCAAATTGTGGGAAATC AACATTTGAGCCCTGATACCGCGTTGCTGCTAACCAACGCGTTGTACTTCAAGGGAAAATGGAAAACTGAGTTTAATCCAAACGGTACCaaagaaaaatgtttcttttcgCCAACGCGTAATTGTGTGAGCACGCCCCTGATGCAAGTCACTAGTACCTTCAATTACAATTTCAACATCGACTTGAACGCACATGCCATAGAACTGCCGTACCAG GATGACAAATACGCGATGTTAATTCTGTTCCCAACTAATGGTAACAATGTCAGGACTTTGGCACGGGATATGCAACATGCTCAATTACACATGGTTATAGACGCTCTCAAACCGACCGATTTAATCCTCGAAATTCCCAAGTTCGAGATCGACTACGAGACCGACTTGGTCAGTTTTTTGCGACCC CTAAAAATCCAGGAAATTTTCCAAGCAAACGCCAACTTGACCGGAATGGTCGCGCAGGAGAAAGTCAAAATCAGCAACATAGTGCATAAAACTAAAGTTCAGGTCAACGAACAAGGCACTAGGGCCGCCGCTGTCACCACTGCTGTGGTCATTCCGCTAATGGGCTCGACTGCACAAAGAATAGTGGTGGACCAGCCGTTCATCTTCTTCATTTATCACAGGGAATCGAGGAACATTATTTTCGAGGGACTCTTCGTCGAACCTGGCGCACCAAAGACTGCTCCAAATACCAACCGGTATTACTCGCAAGTGCCACAAAGGAGTGGTGTCAACTACCAACGACGTGACTTTAATTATCAAAGATCGAACAATCGCTACCAGTAA
- the Serpin5 gene encoding serpin peptidase inhibitor 5 isoform X1 → MLLCFLLGLVCLSTISATGSDEEADAYFPASEWSDTFDWKLLKAFSTPNSRNVLISPIGLKVVLALLYEGSGGLTEKEFQNVLQFPIEKSKMREQFKNISKALQPSERSQYILNLGTRIFLDSRVTPQQNFAAKALDGYRTDIEPTNYSQPIEASQTINSWIDKLTNGKVSRLVAPGDLEDAIMIIANAIYFKGTWRHQFPKNNTALGGFYVSPNEILTVPYMTTTDAFYYFESNELDAKILRLPYKGQNYALFVVLPNSKAGLSDLMKKVNLHVLKKQLYMLDKVPVEVRLPKFKFNFQARYMKILQDFGLTQMFQNTASFPGIARGNIPHLLRMLVVSDIIQKTGIELDEEGSVVYAATHVQVGNKFAEVDYVFNATHPFMFFLEEQTSGTILFVGKVENPLETVGVPLPPRFGSNQGLESTLSASPNLQPANPERDAVIRRFNYFDLELLKEFSESPGNVFISPASIKTTLALILEGAKGQSAREIGNALRIDDIEQKEIREILSRLLFDLKDSTGNTVLESASSIFVSNKYNVVPEFEKKVITYYNGLIKHLDFSNPNLAAKIINSWVSNATHGLIDQIVGNQHLSPDTALLLTNALYFKGKWKTEFNPNGTKEKCFFSPTRNCVSTPLMQVTSTFNYNFNIDLNAHAIELPYQDDKYAMLILFPTNGNNVRTLARDMQHAQLHMVIDALKPTDLILEIPKFEIDYETDLVSFLRPLKIQEIFQANANLTGMVAQEKVKISNIVHKTKVQVNEQGTRAAAVTTAVVIPLMGSTAQRIVVDQPFIFFIYHRESRNIIFEGLFVEPGAPKTAPNTNRYYSQVPQRSGVNYQRRDFNYQRSNNRYQ, encoded by the exons ATGTTGCTGTGTTTTCTACTGG GATTGGTGTGCCTATCGACGATTTCTGCCACAGGTTCCGATGAAGAAGCCGATGCTTATTTTCCTGCTAGCGAATGGTCCGATACTTTTGACTGGAAACTGCTCAAg GCATTTTCCACCCCCAACAGCCGCAATGTCTTGATATCACCTATCGGGCTGAAAGTGGTGCTAGCCCTGCTGTATGAGGGTTCCGGTGGCCTGACTGAGAAAGAGTTTCAAAACGTTTTGCAATTTCCGATCGAAAAGTCAAAAATGAGAGaacagtttaaaaatatttccaaagctCTGCAG CCGAGCGAACGGAGTCAGTACATTTTGAATTTAGGGACCCGAATTTTCTTAGATTCTCGGGTAACACCGCAGCAGAATTTCGCTGCGAAGGCGCTAGATGGTTACAGAACAGATATAGAACCAACGAATTATTCCCAACCCATTGAAGCTAGTCAAACGATCAACTCTTGGATTGATAAGTTAACTAATGGAAAGGTTTCTCGTTTGGTCGCGCCAG GTGATCTCGAAGACGCGATTATGATTATCGCTAATGCCATTTATTTCAAGGGTACTTGGCGCCATCAGTTCCCCAAAAACAATACAGCACTTGGTGGTTTTTACGTATCTCCTAACGAGATACTAACTGTGCCTTACATGACCACGACTGATGCTTTCTACTACTTTGAATCAAACGAGTTAGATGCCAAAATTCTAAGACTGCCATACAAG GGACAAAACTACGCTCTCTTTGTCGTACTGCCAAACTCCAAAGCAGGACTTTCGGATCTTATGAAAAAAGTTAACTTACACGTTCTCAAGAAACAACTCTACATGTTAGACAAAGTGCCAGTTGAGGTGCGGCTGCCAAAATTCAAGTTCAACTTCCAGGCTAGATACATGAAAATTCTGCAGGAC TTCGGTTTGACCCAAATGTTCCAAAACACTGCAAGTTTCCCTGGAATCGCTCGGGGAAACATCCCGCATTTGCTCCGCATGCTGGTGGTTTCGGACATTATTCAAAAGACTGGGATTGAACTTGACGAAGAGGGAAGCGTTGTTTACGCAGCCACAC ACGTCCAAGTGGGGAACAAATTTGCGGAGGTTGATTATGTGTTCAACGCGACACACCCTTTCATGTTCTTCTTGGAGGAGCAGACAAGTGGCACAATTCTATTCGTTGGCAAAGTGGAAAACCCTCTGGAAACCGTAGGTGTGCCCTTACCGCCCAGGTTTGGTAGTAACCAAG GTCTTGAATCCACTTTGTCTGCTAGTCCAAATTTGCAGCCCGCAAACCCAGAACGGGACGCTGTAATTAGGAGGTTTAATTATTTCGACTTagaattattaaaa GAATTTAGTGAATCGCCTGGAAACGTATTCATATCACCTGCCAGTATCAAAACAACATTGGCTCTAATTTTAGAAGGCGCCAAAGGACAGAGCGCTCGAGAAATCGGAAATGCGTTGAGAATTGACGACATTGAGCAAAAGGAAATTCGAGAGATTTTAAGCAGACTGCTGTTTGATTTGAAA GATAGCACCGGTAATACTGTTTTGGAGTCGGCCAGTTCCAtcttcgtttcaaacaaaTATAATGTGGTTCCTGAGTTTGAGAAAAAAGTGATTACGTATTACAACGGTTTGATTAAACACCTCGACTTTTCAAATCCGAATCTAGCggcaaaaataatcaattcGTGGGTCTCTAACGCCACTCATGGTTTGATCGACCAAATTGTGGGAAATC AACATTTGAGCCCTGATACCGCGTTGCTGCTAACCAACGCGTTGTACTTCAAGGGAAAATGGAAAACTGAGTTTAATCCAAACGGTACCaaagaaaaatgtttcttttcgCCAACGCGTAATTGTGTGAGCACGCCCCTGATGCAAGTCACTAGTACCTTCAATTACAATTTCAACATCGACTTGAACGCACATGCCATAGAACTGCCGTACCAG GATGACAAATACGCGATGTTAATTCTGTTCCCAACTAATGGTAACAATGTCAGGACTTTGGCACGGGATATGCAACATGCTCAATTACACATGGTTATAGACGCTCTCAAACCGACCGATTTAATCCTCGAAATTCCCAAGTTCGAGATCGACTACGAGACCGACTTGGTCAGTTTTTTGCGACCC CTAAAAATCCAGGAAATTTTCCAAGCAAACGCCAACTTGACCGGAATGGTCGCGCAGGAGAAAGTCAAAATCAGCAACATAGTGCATAAAACTAAAGTTCAGGTCAACGAACAAGGCACTAGGGCCGCCGCTGTCACCACTGCTGTGGTCATTCCGCTAATGGGCTCGACTGCACAAAGAATAGTGGTGGACCAGCCGTTCATCTTCTTCATTTATCACAGGGAATCGAGGAACATTATTTTCGAGGGACTCTTCGTCGAACCTGGCGCACCAAAGACTGCTCCAAATACCAACCGGTATTACTCGCAAGTGCCACAAAGGAGTGGTGTCAACTACCAACGACGTGACTTTAATTATCAAAGATCGAACAATCGCTACCAGTAA
- the LOC658317 gene encoding palmitoyltransferase ZDHHC16, translating to MTTIHWQFQRLPKSLYYLFKSFFQKCRLTFRSLTYNHFMDQSYAADVCMEPMFWFVDNFTYAIGPLFVVAVIGLTSSVVFIAYWIGLPYWWQRNPYLCVILVIIGHWLLLNISFHYYMAVITPPGYPPQGELITEAVSICKKCIAPKPPRTHHCSVCNRCILKMDHHCPWLNNCVGYRNHRYFFMYMVYMVLGVLFVIICGFDIAYSAIMLTGDDSGEPELEGHPVKFNKTGALIPVTDVLYVDTPVADDEFNEMYEPNNPWKRRAVIYMALINSGVFVALGVLSLWHSQLIGRGETSIEANINKAETQRLSELGRIYINPYNFGTKKNWRIFLGLVQGRTFLQHVLLPSPHEPVGDGLTWHTIHDEDVDEWP from the exons ATGACCACTATCCACTGGCAATTCCAAAGATTACCCAAATCCCTTTA TTACCTCTTCAagtcttttttccaaaaatgtcgACTTACATTCCGTTCCCTAACTTACAATCACTTTATGGATCAAAGTTATGCTGCCGACGTCTGTATGGAACCAATGTTCTGGTTTGTAGATAACTTTACATACGCTATAGGACCG TTATTCGTCGTGGCTGTAATAGGGTTGACCAGTTCGGTTGTTTTTATCGCATATTGGATAGGGCTTCCCTATTGGTGGCAACGCAACCCCTATTTGTGTGTTATTCTAGTCATTATAGGACACTGGCTGCTCCTTAATATATCATTCCACTACTATATGGCTGTTATTACCCCACCTGGTTACCCGCCTCAG GGAGAACTGATAACTGAGGCAGTTAgtatatgcaaaaaatgcATCGCACCCAAACCCCCAAGAACGCACCACTGCTCAGTTTGTAACAGATGCATTCTAAAAATGGATCACCATTGCC CATGGTTAAATAACTGCGTGGGTTACAGGAATCACcgctatttttttatgtatatgGTGTACATGGTGTTGGGAGTtctttttgtgataatttgtGGTTTTGATATCGCATATTCTGCTATTATGTTAACAGGGGATGATTCAGGGGAACCTGAGTTGGAGGGCCATCctgttaaatttaacaaaaccgGAGCCCTTATTCCAGTG ACTGATGTTCTTTACGTTGATACTCCAGTAGCAGACGATGAATTTAACGAAATGTACGAACCAAACAACCCTTGGAAGAGGAGGGCTGTCATTTATATGGCGCTAATAAACAGCg GTGTGTTTGTGGCCCTTGGGGTGCTGTCCCTGTGGCACAGCCAACTGATCGGGCGCGGGGAGACCAGCATAGAAGCAAACATAAACAAAGCAGAGACCCAAAGATTATCAGAGCTGGGGCGTATTTACATAAATCCGTACAATTTCGGGACTAAAAAAAACTGGCGGATATTTCTAGGCCTGGTTCAGGGGCG TACCTTCCTGCAGCATGTTCTCTTACCGTCGCCCCACGAACCGGTGGGCGACGGCCTAACCTGGCACACGATTCACGATGAGGATGTGGACGAATGGCCATGA